A single genomic interval of Arachis duranensis cultivar V14167 chromosome 7, aradu.V14167.gnm2.J7QH, whole genome shotgun sequence harbors:
- the LOC107458389 gene encoding ATP-dependent zinc metalloprotease FTSH 9, chloroplastic, giving the protein MSALEYLSPLTHTQLYLNSDSNFHRWRRHTATSFRHVVTSTRFAPNSGQPRVPTRHANFSTDSLRFHVWGDFKRGYDRIRASSGQESDSAASSGEEKSGDGDKGSKTAAGSSSNRRKEKQQGKGGWWWWWLGSKGASGGSGGKWRWQPIVQAQEIGVLLLQLGIVVFVMRLLRPGIPLPGSEPRAATSFVSVPYSEFLSKINSDQVQKVEVDGVHIMFKLKPEVGTTGSDGSSEVASSGGGSKLLENQVEFGSPDKRSGGFFNSALIAMFYVAVLAGLLHRFPVSFSQHTAGQIRNRKSGTSTGTKSSEQGESITFADVAGVDEAKEELEEIVEFLRNPDRYIRLGARPPRGVLLVGLPGTGKTLLAKAVAGEADVPFISCSASEFVELYVGMGASRVRDLFARAKKEAPSIIFIDEIDAVAKSRDGKFRIVSNDEREQTLNQLLTEMDGFDSNSAVIVLGATNRSDVLDPALRRPGRFDRVVMVETPDRIGREAILKVHASKKELPLAKDVDLGDIASMTTGFTGADLANLVNEAALLAGRQNKVVVEKIDFIHAVERSIAGIEKKTAKLQGSEKAVVARHEAGHAVVGTAVANLLPGQPRVEKLSILPRSGGALGFTYTPPTNEDRYLLFIDELRGRLVTLLGGRAAEEVVYSGRVSTGALDDIRRATDMAYKAIAEYGLSQSIGPVSIATLSNGGLDESGAVPWGRDQGHLVDLVQREVKALLQSALDVSLSIVRANPTVLEGLGAHLEEKEKVEGEELQKWLRLVVAPTELSVFISGKQESILPLQSLQTGS; this is encoded by the exons ATGTCTGCGTTGGAATACTTATCTCCATTAACACACACCCAACTTTACTTGAATTCTGACTCCAATTTCCATCGCTGGCGGAGGCACACGGCGACATCGTTTCGGCACGTGGTGACGTCGACACGTTTCGCTCCCAATTCGGGACAGCCTAGGGTTCCGACTAGGCACGCTAATTTCTCGACCGATTCGTTGAGGTTCCATGTTTGGGGAGATTTCAAGAGGGGATACGATAGGATTAGGGCTAGCAGTGGCCAAGAGAGCGATTCCGCCGCGAGTTCCGGCGAGGAGAAGAGTGGCGACGGCGACAAGGGATCGAAGACGGCGGCGGGGTCCAGCTCGAACAGGAGGAAGGAAAAGCAGCAGGGAAAGGgagggtggtggtggtggtggttggggTCCAAAGGCGCCAGCGGTGGCAGCGGAGGGAAGTGGCGGTGGCAACCGATAGTTCAGGCTCAGGAGATTGGGGTTCTGCTTCTTCAGTTGGGGATTGTGGTGTTTGTTATGAGGTTGCTTAGGCCAGGGATTCCATTACCTGGGTCCGAACCTAGGGCTGCAACCTCGTTCGTGAGTGTTCCGTATAGTGAGTTCTTGAGCAAAATCAACAGTGACCAGGTTCAGAAGGTGGAGGTTGATGGGGTGCACATCATGTTCAAATTGAAGCCTGAGGTTGGAACTACTGGGAGTGATGGTAGTAGTGAAGTTGCTTCTTCTGGTGGAGGCAGTAAGTTATTGGAGAATCAGGTGGAGTTTGGGTCGCCGGATAAGCGGTCCGGAGGGTTCTTTAACTCGGCATTG ATAGCAATGTTCTATGTTGCTGTGCTAGCAGGGCTTCTCCACCGATTCCCTGTAAGCTTTTCTCAG CACACAGCTGGACAGATTAGAAACCGCAAATCAGGAACTTCTACTGGTACAAAGTCATCTGAACAAGGTGAATCTATCACTTTTGCTGATGTCGCCGGTGTTGATGAGGCTAAGGAGGAGTTAGAAGAGATTGTG GAATTTCTTCGAAATCCCGATAGATATATACGGCTTGGAGCTCGTCCCCCGCGGGGTGTACTTTTG GTGGGTCTTCCTGGGACAGGTAAGACTCTACTAGCAAAAGCAGTGGCTGGGGAGGCTGATGTGCCATTTATAAGTTGTTCCGCTAGTGAGTTTGTAGAGTTGTATGTTGGCATGGGTGCCTCCCGTGTGAGAGATCTCTTTGCAAGGGCAAAGAAGGAAGCTCCATCCATAATATTTATTGATGAG ATAGATGCTGTGGCCAAAAGTCGGGATGGTAAATTTCGCATTGTCAGCAATGATGAACGAGAGCAAACATTGAATCAGTTGCTCACT GAAATGGACGGGTTTGACAGCAACTCTGCAGTGATTGTTCTTGGAGCTACCAATCGCTCAGATGTTTTGGACCCTGCACTCCGGCGACCAGGAAGATTTGACCGTGTAGTTATG GTGGAAACACCGGACAGGATCGGTAGGGAAGCTATTCTAAAAGTACATGCTTCCAAGAAAGAACTTCCTTTGGCCAAGGATGTTGACCTTGGCGACATTGCTTCTATGACCACTGGTTTCACGGG AGCGGACCTTGCAAACCTAGTAAACGAGGCTGCTTTACTGGCGGGAAGGCAGAATAAAGTTGTTGTGGAGAAGATTGATTTCATCCATGCTGTGGAAAGATCAATAGCT GGCATAGAGAAGAAGACTGCTAAATTACAAGGAAGTGAGAAGGCTGTAGTTGCACGACATGAAGCTGGTCATGCTGTAGTAGGCACTGCAGTTGCAAATCTTCTTCCTGGTCAGCCACGTGTTGAG AAACTGAGTATATTGCCAAGGTCCGGAGGGGCTTTAGGCTTTACTTATACTCCCCCAACAAATGAGGACAGATACTTGCTTTTCATTGATGAGTTGCGTGGTCGCTTGGTGACTCTTCTTGGAGGGCGTGCAGCAGAAGAAGTGGTTTATTCTGGTCGGGTATCAACAGGCGCACTTGATGACATACGACGAGCGACTGACATGGCATACAAAGCTATAGCTGAATATGGCCTAAGTCAGAGTATAGGCCCCGTGTCAATTGCCACCCTTTCTAATGGCGGACTGGACGAGTCTGGTGCAGTTCCTTGGGGAAGGGATCAG GGACATCTTGTTGACCTTGTCCAAAGAGAGGTGAAAGCATTATTGCAGTCTGCTCTGGATGTATCACTTTCCATTGTGCGAGCTAATCCTACTGTCTTGGAGGGTCTTGGTGCTCATTTGGAAG aaaaagagaaagtaGAGGGTGAAGAGCTACAAAAGTGGTTAAGACTGGTAGTTGCACCAACGGAGCTTTCAGTCTTTATCAGTGGCAAGCAAGAATCTATTCTCCCGTTACAGTCATTGCAGACAGGTTCCTGA